A window from Alkalicoccobacillus plakortidis encodes these proteins:
- a CDS encoding sugar O-acetyltransferase: MKSEKEKMLAGTLYNPQDDELQVEHDNARKLTRQFNQAIEQNERTKLIKELFGTTGHTLHIEGNFHCDYGYNIHVGENFFANFDCVFLDVCEIKIGDNCMLAPGVHIYTATHPLDPIERASGLEYGKPVSIGHNVWMGGRAIINPGVTIGNNVVVASGAVVTKDVPDNVVVGGNPARVIKVIEEGL; this comes from the coding sequence ATGAAATCCGAAAAAGAAAAAATGCTAGCAGGTACTTTGTACAACCCTCAGGATGATGAGCTACAGGTAGAACACGATAATGCCCGTAAACTCACACGTCAATTTAACCAAGCAATCGAACAAAACGAACGAACAAAACTCATAAAAGAGTTGTTTGGCACCACTGGTCACACTTTGCATATTGAAGGTAACTTTCACTGTGATTATGGCTATAACATTCATGTCGGTGAAAACTTCTTTGCTAACTTTGATTGTGTCTTCTTAGATGTATGTGAAATAAAGATTGGTGACAACTGTATGCTTGCGCCCGGCGTTCATATCTATACAGCAACTCATCCTCTTGATCCAATTGAACGAGCATCAGGTCTTGAATATGGAAAACCAGTCTCTATTGGACATAACGTATGGATGGGTGGCAGAGCCATTATTAATCCGGGTGTCACCATTGGAAACAATGTCGTTGTTGCTTCAGGAGCCGTTGTAACAAAGGATGTACCTGACAACGTAGTGGTTGGCGGGAATCCAGCTAGGGTGATTAAGGTGATTGAAGAAGGTCTTTGA
- a CDS encoding glycosyl hydrolase family 95 catalytic domain-containing protein produces the protein MSKDKLWYEQPAKDWNEALPIGNGKLGGMVFGDVFNERIYLNEDSVWYGGKRNRNNPDALANLPKVRELLFAGRLKEAEELAELALTGVPFRQRHYEPLGELRLNFKHKSKEIVNYRRELDLKKAVVTSTYESNGIIYKREVIASNPDESLIMRLTASKPGSISLKILLDREKATCLDESVASSDDCISMTGVTGGQDGITFHSVLKAIPEGGHVYTIGNRLVVNEVHSLTLVLVAATTFRHKEPEQWCQEQIDRVILKPYDQLLSDHIQDYQSLYSKMDLELFDSDKSLRTLPTDQRLQRIKDGKIDNGLMNVYFHFGRYLLISSSRPGSLPANLQGIWNADMLPPWDSKYTININAQMNYWPAEVCNLSDCHLPLFDLIERMRVTGRETAQSMYGCRGFVAHHNTDIWADTAPQDLYMPATNWTLGAAWLCFHLWEHYQFTGDVQFLEKAYETMKESALFFVDFLVQDEKGRLVTAPSVSPENRYILPNGESGTLCVGPSMDNQILYALFTNCISATEILDDDHEFATELKELMQKLPDTKIGKNGQIQEWLEDYEEAEPGHRHISHLFALHPGNQIVPEKTPELANAAIKTLENRLEHGGGHTGWSRAWIINMWARLGESDRAYEHIVALLSHSTLPNLFDNHPPFQIDGNFGGTAAVAEMILQSHNQEIHLFPALPGAWSQGLVRGIKARGGFELELKWEDHELVYGEIKSYLGGPCVIRSTTPIRVQKGEAIVEVIQNESNLIHFETEKNQIYSLVSL, from the coding sequence ATGTCAAAAGATAAGCTGTGGTATGAACAACCCGCTAAGGATTGGAATGAAGCATTACCGATTGGAAACGGAAAATTAGGAGGTATGGTGTTTGGAGATGTCTTTAATGAGAGAATTTATTTAAACGAAGATTCCGTATGGTATGGAGGGAAAAGAAATCGAAATAACCCTGATGCGTTAGCGAATCTACCAAAAGTGAGAGAGCTGTTGTTTGCGGGCCGATTAAAAGAGGCAGAGGAACTTGCAGAATTAGCTTTAACAGGTGTGCCATTTAGACAACGCCATTATGAGCCATTAGGAGAATTACGTCTAAATTTTAAGCATAAGAGTAAAGAGATCGTAAATTATAGAAGAGAGCTTGATCTAAAAAAAGCGGTAGTAACCAGTACCTATGAATCTAATGGGATTATATACAAAAGAGAAGTGATTGCTAGTAATCCAGATGAATCACTGATTATGCGATTGACTGCGTCGAAGCCCGGATCAATCTCATTAAAAATATTGTTAGATAGAGAAAAAGCAACATGTTTAGATGAATCAGTGGCGAGCTCAGACGATTGTATAAGTATGACTGGTGTTACTGGGGGACAAGATGGCATTACGTTTCATAGTGTACTAAAAGCTATACCGGAGGGCGGGCATGTTTATACGATTGGAAATAGACTGGTTGTGAATGAAGTCCATTCACTAACCTTGGTTCTTGTAGCAGCCACCACCTTCAGACATAAGGAACCCGAACAATGGTGCCAAGAACAAATAGATCGAGTCATTCTTAAACCGTATGATCAGTTGCTCTCAGATCATATTCAAGATTATCAATCTCTTTATTCTAAGATGGATCTTGAATTGTTTGATAGCGATAAGTCTCTTAGAACATTACCGACAGATCAGAGGCTTCAACGAATAAAGGATGGAAAGATAGATAACGGATTAATGAATGTCTATTTCCATTTTGGTAGATATTTGCTCATTTCTTCAAGTAGACCTGGCTCTCTACCTGCTAATCTTCAAGGTATATGGAATGCGGATATGTTACCTCCTTGGGATAGTAAATATACAATAAATATTAATGCTCAAATGAATTATTGGCCAGCGGAAGTATGTAATCTATCTGATTGTCACTTACCTTTATTTGATCTAATTGAAAGAATGAGAGTGACAGGAAGAGAAACAGCTCAGTCTATGTATGGATGTAGAGGGTTTGTAGCACATCACAACACAGATATCTGGGCGGATACCGCACCTCAAGATTTGTATATGCCAGCGACCAACTGGACACTTGGAGCTGCGTGGTTATGTTTTCACCTGTGGGAGCATTATCAATTCACAGGGGATGTTCAGTTTCTCGAAAAAGCGTATGAAACAATGAAAGAGTCGGCTTTATTTTTTGTTGATTTCCTAGTACAAGACGAAAAGGGAAGGCTTGTAACAGCTCCTTCTGTTTCTCCTGAAAATCGTTATATCCTGCCAAATGGAGAGTCAGGCACACTTTGTGTTGGTCCATCTATGGATAATCAGATTTTATATGCTCTCTTTACTAATTGTATCTCTGCTACAGAAATTTTAGATGATGATCATGAATTTGCTACTGAATTAAAGGAACTAATGCAGAAGTTACCTGACACAAAAATAGGGAAAAATGGACAAATTCAAGAATGGCTAGAAGATTATGAGGAAGCAGAGCCAGGGCATCGTCACATCTCTCATTTATTTGCCTTGCACCCAGGTAATCAAATCGTCCCCGAAAAGACGCCAGAGTTAGCTAATGCAGCGATTAAAACGTTGGAAAATCGACTTGAGCATGGTGGGGGTCATACAGGTTGGAGCCGAGCTTGGATCATAAATATGTGGGCGCGTCTTGGTGAATCAGATCGTGCTTACGAACACATAGTGGCATTACTGAGTCACTCAACATTACCAAATTTATTTGATAATCATCCTCCATTTCAGATCGATGGGAATTTTGGAGGTACTGCAGCTGTAGCTGAAATGATCCTACAAAGTCATAATCAAGAAATTCATTTGTTTCCAGCACTCCCTGGAGCATGGTCACAAGGTTTGGTTCGGGGTATAAAAGCTAGAGGTGGTTTTGAGTTAGAACTAAAATGGGAAGATCATGAGCTGGTTTATGGTGAAATAAAAAGCTATCTAGGTGGTCCATGTGTGATAAGAAGCACAACCCCTATACGAGTTCAAAAAGGAGAAGCTATTGTGGAGGTCATTCAAAATGAATCGAATCTTATCCATTTTGAGACTGAGAAAAACCAAATTTACTCGCTAGTTAGTCTTTAA
- a CDS encoding fumarylacetoacetate hydrolase family protein, protein MKICTIQKNNEFSLGLYHNEKLIDIAEALHDHPKAGIPKTVDELCKDFRGSLSLIQDYLNSLKDLEPYQLSEEHSSFGPVVSNPEKIICVGLNYRRHADETGATYPEVPILFNKFNNTLTGHKHEIVIPDVTKQLDYEVELAIVIGKTAKQVSEDEALDYVFGYTVANDLSARDLQMKTPQWLLGKTCDDFNPIGPYLVTSDEIDDPQSLSLQTTVNGEIRQDSNTSDMIFSCKEIISHISHHFTLKPGDVILTGTPEGVVLGLPKEERVYLQEGDSVSVSIEKVGTLTNTFIKE, encoded by the coding sequence TTGAAAATATGTACGATACAAAAGAACAATGAATTCAGTTTGGGCCTCTATCATAATGAAAAACTTATTGATATAGCTGAGGCACTCCATGACCATCCTAAAGCAGGAATTCCGAAAACAGTTGATGAGCTTTGCAAAGACTTTAGAGGATCACTATCACTTATTCAAGATTATCTAAATTCACTTAAGGATTTAGAACCCTACCAACTATCTGAAGAGCACAGCTCTTTTGGACCGGTTGTATCCAACCCAGAGAAAATTATCTGTGTGGGGCTGAACTACCGCCGTCATGCCGATGAGACCGGCGCGACCTATCCGGAGGTTCCAATCCTTTTTAATAAGTTTAATAATACATTGACTGGCCATAAGCATGAGATTGTCATTCCAGATGTAACAAAACAATTAGACTATGAAGTTGAGCTTGCCATTGTCATAGGCAAAACGGCAAAACAGGTTTCTGAAGATGAGGCGCTCGACTATGTGTTTGGTTATACCGTAGCCAATGATCTGTCTGCTCGTGACCTACAGATGAAAACTCCCCAGTGGCTGCTTGGAAAAACCTGCGATGATTTTAACCCTATAGGTCCTTACTTAGTCACTTCAGATGAAATTGATGATCCACAATCCCTCTCTTTGCAAACAACAGTAAATGGGGAGATTAGACAGGACTCCAACACATCGGATATGATTTTTTCGTGCAAAGAAATAATCAGCCACATCTCGCATCATTTTACATTAAAGCCTGGGGACGTCATTTTAACAGGTACTCCAGAAGGGGTTGTTCTTGGTCTGCCTAAAGAAGAACGCGTCTACTTACAAGAAGGTGACTCCGTTTCTGTCAGCATCGAAAAAGTTGGAACCTTAACCAATACCTTTATAAAAGAATGA
- a CDS encoding GntR family transcriptional regulator: MINKKSHVPIYYQLEEEIKKLIKDKQLQPGDLIPSEREFSEMHSISRMTVRQAINNLTSEGILEKERGKGTFVAQYKLEQSLQGLTSFSEEMKARGMEPSSHILSFQRVKATNEITSKLELDEGAEVYKIKRIRLADSIPMAYEISYLPVVLLPHLIEERVPNSLYEYVEQELKQTIKKATQSIEASAATKEEASILEIEEQSPVLLFHRTGYMEDQKPFELVKSIYRADRYKFFIQMER; encoded by the coding sequence ATGATTAATAAAAAGTCTCATGTGCCAATTTATTATCAGCTTGAGGAAGAAATAAAGAAGCTTATTAAAGATAAGCAATTACAGCCTGGAGATCTGATCCCCTCGGAGCGAGAGTTCTCTGAAATGCATTCAATCAGTCGGATGACGGTTAGGCAAGCGATTAATAATCTAACGAGTGAAGGAATCCTTGAAAAAGAGCGTGGCAAAGGTACGTTTGTAGCCCAGTATAAGCTTGAGCAATCCTTACAAGGGTTAACTAGTTTTTCGGAAGAAATGAAAGCGAGAGGGATGGAACCAAGCTCCCATATTCTTAGCTTTCAGAGGGTTAAAGCAACAAATGAAATAACGAGTAAATTAGAGTTAGATGAGGGCGCGGAGGTTTATAAGATCAAAAGAATCCGTCTTGCTGACTCTATTCCAATGGCTTATGAAATTTCTTATTTGCCTGTAGTCCTTCTCCCTCATTTAATTGAGGAAAGGGTTCCGAACTCGTTATATGAGTATGTGGAACAAGAACTAAAGCAAACAATCAAAAAAGCAACTCAATCCATTGAGGCAAGCGCAGCAACTAAAGAAGAAGCATCTATTTTAGAGATTGAGGAACAGAGCCCTGTTCTTTTATTTCATCGCACAGGCTATATGGAGGATCAAAAGCCATTTGAGCTTGTCAAATCAATCTATAGAGCAGATCGATATAAGTTCTTCATACAAATGGAACGATAA
- the nagB gene encoding glucosamine-6-phosphate deaminase encodes MKIIEVDHYDQMSQEAAKIISEAVCSNPRTVLGLATGGTPLGTYKYLARDHQLNQTSYTQVHTVNLDEYVGKAADHQQSYAYYMNTHLFKPVGIPHTQTHLPDGLAVNLKDEADRYNQTIQTLGGVDLQVLGIGKNGHIGFNEPGTSFDSETHLVHLTASTRKANATYFSTESDVPTQAITMGIATIMRASQILLLVSGIDKAEILYQCLFGEVDEQIPATILQTHPHVTVIADQEALTIVKEKSEA; translated from the coding sequence ATGAAAATTATTGAGGTCGATCACTATGATCAAATGAGTCAGGAGGCTGCTAAGATCATTAGTGAAGCCGTTTGTTCTAATCCACGAACTGTCTTAGGTTTAGCTACGGGTGGAACTCCGCTTGGCACCTATAAGTATCTTGCCAGAGACCATCAATTGAATCAGACATCTTACACGCAGGTACATACAGTTAACTTAGATGAGTATGTCGGGAAAGCTGCTGATCATCAGCAAAGCTATGCGTATTATATGAACACACATCTTTTTAAGCCAGTGGGTATACCACATACACAGACCCACTTACCAGATGGTTTGGCGGTGAACCTAAAAGATGAAGCAGATAGATACAATCAAACCATTCAAACTCTCGGTGGAGTGGATTTACAAGTATTAGGTATTGGGAAAAATGGTCATATAGGATTTAATGAACCGGGAACAAGCTTTGATTCAGAGACCCATCTAGTGCACCTAACTGCTTCTACCCGTAAGGCTAATGCTACGTATTTCTCAACGGAGTCAGACGTTCCAACGCAGGCCATTACAATGGGGATTGCAACAATCATGAGAGCGAGTCAGATCTTGTTACTAGTGAGTGGTATAGATAAGGCAGAGATTTTGTACCAATGTCTATTTGGGGAAGTAGATGAACAAATTCCAGCAACTATTTTACAGACACACCCGCATGTAACGGTTATTGCCGATCAGGAGGCATTAACCATTGTGAAAGAAAAATCGGAGGCGTAA
- the nagA gene encoding N-acetylglucosamine-6-phosphate deacetylase, giving the protein MEQVTAIINIDLYTENQLIEDGYLVLAGDSIQSYGPMNQFEAPELPYELVDFNLQHVKAVPGFIDIHTHGAGGADTMDGKQDSFDRMARMLTQEGITSFLATTMTQSVEAITNSLEQAGEYIIQQKKANGAEVLGIHLEGPFINPVMAGAQPKQHIIPPNISLFQKWQRISRDHIKLVTLAPEQEGGIELIKYLEKQGIVASIGHSNASFDEVETSVIAGATQVTHLFNQMSGLHHREPGVVGACFLKDELNAELIADGIHVDPKIIKLSLKQKSSEKIILITDSIRAKGLEDGTYDLGGQDVKVENGKALLSDGTLAGSVLQMDQAIRNMMDFTDCSLEDALKMASTNPAKQLNIYDRKGSIAVGKDADIVILNENNGVLLTFCRGQLVYNRMEEEG; this is encoded by the coding sequence ATGGAACAAGTAACGGCTATAATAAACATTGACCTATATACAGAAAATCAATTGATAGAGGACGGTTATCTTGTTTTAGCTGGTGACTCGATTCAATCCTATGGTCCAATGAATCAGTTTGAAGCGCCTGAATTACCTTATGAACTAGTTGATTTCAACCTACAACATGTAAAAGCTGTTCCAGGTTTTATAGATATCCATACACATGGTGCAGGTGGAGCAGACACGATGGACGGTAAGCAGGATTCATTCGATAGAATGGCGAGAATGCTAACGCAAGAGGGAATAACAAGTTTTTTAGCCACGACAATGACTCAAAGTGTCGAAGCTATTACTAATAGTCTTGAGCAGGCTGGAGAGTACATTATTCAGCAGAAAAAGGCCAATGGAGCAGAAGTCCTTGGTATTCATTTGGAAGGTCCCTTTATCAATCCCGTTATGGCAGGAGCGCAACCGAAGCAGCACATAATCCCTCCCAATATAAGTTTATTTCAAAAATGGCAGCGGATATCGAGAGATCATATAAAGCTGGTTACATTAGCTCCAGAACAAGAAGGCGGGATCGAGCTCATAAAATATCTCGAGAAACAAGGCATCGTTGCCTCAATTGGGCACTCAAATGCAAGCTTTGATGAAGTAGAGACGTCTGTTATAGCCGGAGCAACACAGGTTACGCACTTATTTAATCAAATGAGTGGTCTGCATCATCGTGAGCCTGGTGTCGTGGGAGCTTGTTTTTTAAAGGATGAACTAAATGCAGAGCTTATTGCAGATGGGATTCATGTAGATCCTAAAATCATAAAATTATCTCTCAAGCAAAAATCATCCGAGAAGATCATCTTAATTACGGACTCAATTCGTGCAAAGGGATTAGAAGACGGGACGTATGATCTTGGTGGGCAAGACGTAAAGGTGGAGAATGGAAAAGCGCTACTATCAGATGGAACGCTTGCTGGGAGCGTGCTCCAAATGGATCAAGCAATTAGAAATATGATGGATTTTACAGATTGTTCCCTAGAAGATGCGTTAAAAATGGCTTCTACCAATCCAGCAAAGCAGCTTAATATATATGATCGTAAGGGGAGTATCGCAGTTGGAAAAGATGCCGATATCGTGATCCTGAATGAAAATAATGGGGTGCTACTAACTTTTTGCCGAGGTCAGCTTGTGTATAATAGAATGGAGGAAGAAGGATGA